aaaattaacgaatgcatgtcttagaaacaatttgagaaactattgaaaaaaatcacacaaaggaaaacgaatgtataattaagggtatgataagatgaaaaataccttagacatctaagaacacttttcaaatatcaacatatatactcaatggttgaaaaataattgttttagcgaaataaaagagtttttcaaatgaaacaaaaattaataaaaataagtaaagaattttttttatattacctagtaaatgaaagatttaggctattaaacacttaaattgagagtattgaacatactcatgtgaaaggaaaatatacaataaataaaaatattaaaaaataatagaaatattcaaatatgagatataaaaaatttgtaattgacatacataattttaacataattacataaatgttatgataagatgaaaaatatattggagatgtgaatgagtttcatgacaacccaaataattagaagaaataaaaaattgagaaatatatatatatggttacttaattaattgtgaatattttaataatttaaatgataatggagatatggcggggacgggtattatggcggggatatgtacatacCCAtaaccatccccatacccaattgaaaaattcggggattccccatacccatacccatacccagtcaatgcgggaattctctgtcaaaacggggacgagttcggataatacccacgggcacgggtttatttacCATCtcaactttcaatgtttaaaaattgggaaactttaagaagttcacaaaattaagtaaagattttggagaattagatgctaaattgataatttaacattttcattGTACTCATACTATAACATatacaatgtattctttaaattttagcttacatattaattaaagattacataatacttgtcttgtacagttatacaagaatttgaaaggttaatgcaagagtccataaaaaaaaataattaacatacacgagagtgcaagttttttttttctttttttaattttatgcgagCTTGCGGGCCGGTCCGCACGAACCACAAGTCTATGTGGGCCTATACGAGCTCACTACCCTGACCCGCCCTACATTTTTTCCGCATACTGACCCAACAGGCCAGACTCTAATCGTCACACTTAGTTAAattctttaattgtttttgtttgataaaatctttaaaatatttttttacactcTTCCATCCATATATGACGTAAAAGGCTTTTTTTCTCTTCTGTTTTTTatgttcttcttcatcttccgACAACTTctattttatataagaaaaaagtatCTATTGGgcatttgttttcttcaaataATAGAACCAAATGTTATGCTTGTTCTTTCTCTATTTAACATAATGTTATCTAACTCTCGCTTTCTACGAAAATGGTACATCACAATCTTATATTAAATAgcctttttgttttcttatggCAATCAGTAACATAACTTTCTTTCATTATTGAgcaaatcctaaaattttaataaataaaatttatatgtgtaattttaataatcaaattattcaaaaagttaaataaaaatatacgtttatagaaaattaagaaaagcatgataaagtttaaaaagtaaaaattattaaaataattacttttaattcactaatcaaattaatgaaaatatatctcaaaattaaaaaaaaaaaaaacacatgtttctataaaatttagaaaaaacataaaaacttgaaaaacgaaaattgaagaaaggaagaagagtACATTCCAGGTACGATTtctattcaaacaaaattagtGTGTAGAACCTCTTATGTGGTAtaattgctattttttttttatttgtgtatttttttgtaattattaaaataactaaatacatatgaaatagagatttcttgtatttttaactaattactACTACGAACAATATTGTCGCATATGGTATCCTTTTAAACAATAGTGTATGTGATGTTCTGTGTAGAATCGAGAATAGGTGAAATTGTTTCTTAGGTTAACTGGTTCAAGCATTTATTAAAAGATTGAAAGAATAACTcgtgtataaaatatttgagttaaataCTTTTAAGCAGCTCTCTGTTGTCagtttcattttcctttttgtttacGCTTGTCACATTGGATCCCATTGTTGCCGAAAGAAATTCcttcaaaatcttcattttGAGTTTAAACAGTAACGGGCCATTTCCAAACCCATTGATGGGCCTCTACAAACCACACATCTTCAACTTGATGCCTGAAAATGGTTATTTCTTCTTGCagctttcttgttttttcttgcaCCCCATATAAaactcataaatttcaaattattcttcattaaaactataataaaaaagtaaaagttacTCCTACACCTCTTTCTTAAATACATACCGAATTGATCATTCGAAAGTTATTTTTGAATctaaacatttcaaaatattataaaaaatatattctgaaataaatattttaaaaaatattttttaacctaaaaatacctttcaaattacatattacaaaatataattaaaaaactatatttcaaaaaataatttcaaatctaaaaatacatttatcaaataaattcaaaaatctgtattccaaaatatataaaaataaaaaacatattcatatatatatatatatatcgaaaaatatcttttgaatttaaaaatatcttccCAAGTATACATTCCAGAAAGTATAAAAGAAGTACATTTGGGAAAGATTAATCCGGATTGGTTAAATCTCTCCTCTTCCACGAGAAAACATGTATGGAATGTTATACAAATTTTTTCAGGTTTGGATATGGAAGGCAAAGTCAAAAGGTATGTTCCCAAAGTGAAAAGtgaatctataattatatataatttataactatatttaaagagagtttattttttgtgtttatattttgtaattctaaGTTTACCTTTtatataagataattatttgttaaatttttaaaaattaacttttatttttacatgtaacttataaaaatgtttatcttttttccttatttcttttattcatcaacatttatttttgtatcttttttctattcattttattttgtttttaataaatataaatttattttacatattaatttaataacattgaGAATGCATATACACATGTGCAATAGTGTTTATGCTTACTCTAATAAGAGATCAAgagataaagaaataaagagaatgTTCCAAAGTGAATTAGATATAATATAACCATATTTCAATTAAGTaacattttatttgttgttcTTAGCAGACCaaaaaatttaatgacaaatatattatttaacattatatttgacttttacaataaaagaaatattatgagtaaaaaaaaaaagacattgtatctaagaatgttagaaaacataataaaatataaataataataattataagataaaaacataGATATAAAGACAGATATATAGACGATAAAGGATTCATTAAGtcaaacaaataagaaaaatacgATGCAATtataattgaagaagaaaatagaaaatactcTGAATCTGATTGCAATATTGTATaggacaaaataaaattatatatgtttctcTTCCAAGATATACAACTCTCTCATATCAATCAATCCAAGATACAACAATCAGTTATATCGATGGAGTGAACGAATCATCTCTACACTTTATGAACACTAAATATCTCAAACGACATGACAATATAGAACAAAAGATCGAAACACTTTTATtgagtttgtgttttttgttgtaTATATCTTATTCTCATGTACCTAAATATATGTAGAAGAGAGacttaataataaattgtaattaatttgattgaataaatattttaataaaataaatatttacataaacaaCATTTAtctctaaaaataatattgactaacagtaaaagtttattttaattatttatttatttatattaaatatttccaacataaatatatttcccacacaattatatgataaaaaattgtatatttttcctaaaaagttaaaattaacttttggaGCTGATcaatataattaactttttcatgattttttttttcaaaaccttAGTTTTGAATGTGACATGACCATGTTAGTTAATATGGAAACATAAAATGTTCCTAGTTCTAGTTTTATAATGAAGATGGTACTAAAAACAAGACATGTAATCCGTGCTGCTGAATTCGTATTCCATAAACGTCAACCATGACAATGTGGTTACGGTCACATGAATTTGATGAGAGACATAGATAGATTTGTGTACATGGCGTTGACACAATGTTCACATGAAATTGATGAGAAACCTCCACTGCTGTATGTGTTGCTAATTCTGACCAACACCTATTCCTGTTTTGTTGTGTGGTTGACAACATTAAAAATTTCCCAGCCAACACTTTGTTTGAACTGGCAAAAATAGTGTTCAGACTAAGTTGTTGGTCAATTATGAACCATCCATTCCACGCGgccttaaattaattaattaattagcattGTGCTGCTAGGCGTTCCCACTACTCCCATTTTGGGTTTCATCCTTTCCATTTCTGAACAACATGATCGTACATCATGTTTATTCCTCTTTTttcaagaatatattttttacaaagaaaataaattatatactaTATGATGCtttggtttcttttttcttttatttttgcgCACGGTGGCTGagaataaatcatttttaaaatgccttattttttattctattaaaagTTATTCTAAACACGTTGTCTCCACGGTGATGAACTCCTAAATTTTCGGTGCACTTCAAAATCACAATGGATTAAACGAGTGATTTTCACAAtggactaaaatattttaagttattttttccttttattactttctttAACCCAATGTTATCATCCATTAAGTGTTTACACTGGAAATGTTTAATAATGGAAAGAAAGAACCTGCAACTCCATCTGTAATTGATGAGTTGAGTAAGGTTtgaccaaattaaattttctcCTAATCTTTTACATTCATCAATGAACGCCTGATTTATTAGGTTTGTATGAAAAAGTGGATACTTTAACAATTCTTCCATCTTAAAAGGAATTAATCTTCATTTACTAATTGGATGATTCCTCAATGTAAAGTACAATTGACAATAAcaatagtttataaattgacGATAAAAAAGTGTTTATATCATTTGATTGataaatgtattatattatagaaataattatcacaaaacctatatctatttcaaataaattaacaatatataaactTCATAGAACAACTATAAGTTCTATTAACATCACGATGCAGATAAAAAGGTGGCGGATTTTCATGGAAAGTTGgctttcttttttgtttagttttattgatatacatgaaaaatgtgtcaaaaaaaagaataagaagaaaatacTACGTTTTTCTGTatcaagatgaaaataaataaaccgACAGTTATGCGGTATAGATTTAAtagtattaaatatatttattaatattttattaatatttatatttaattattataataacttttcataattaagaaatatattgaaataataaattttatcccATTACTCACtcatttttatccttttaatttCTACCATGTAATCCAAATACCAAAGTACGTTGTTATAAGTATTGTGTTCTGGTTGAGCTAAGCTTTTCTAGTACACCTGAGATCGCATTAATGCATTATGTGACTCAGAAATCTTGAAATTAATTATCCAACCTCTGTGAACAATACAGTATTATAAACAGTGTTATTTTCTATCACATTTAAGTTTTGCAAAGGAAATCCACGAAGCTATTGCACATTTGACCCGATGTTTTGGTCCCCCTTTGACAACAATCTCCTTGGTCCCATTTCCTCAAAGTCAATCAtgataaaaatggttaaaatcatttttactGTTTAAATAGTtgaacttatttaaaaaatgatattctctttgataaagtttgaaaaaactTGTTCCAAAAAATTTCCGAACACCTAGCATATACAGttactaaatttttaatttggtttaaattgtgttgaataatgtttttttattattcggTGGGTAAACTGACCAGATGCAGGGGAACTTAGTCAAATGTGATTAGACAGAGAAAGTATGCAATGAAATTGACAGAAAAGCCCCTGACAAAGTTCTAGGAAGCAGAGAAGCACTTGCGGTTTGTTCCGCAGCAGAATCAAAGGTATTGAGATGATAATTCTCTGTTTCTTAACTATCATGGAACCACGCTTCACCAACTTTCTAACCTCTTTCCTTCAACCCACCTTCAAATGCATCTATTTAAACACCCCAaaagtcatcatcatcacctACAACACATTCACATTCACATTGCTGGGGATGGCTGGGATTGGCAAGGGAATGGAATTCGAAGACTTGCTACCGGTGATCGCCGGTAAACTTGGCGGTGAGGGTCTGATCGATGAACTGTGCAAGGGGTTTCAGGTGCTGATGGACAAGGAGAAGGGGGTGATCACCCTGGAGAGTTTGAGGAAGAACTCTGCTACGATGGGTTTGCAGGATTTTAAAGACGATGAACTTGCGAGCATGATGAGAGAAGGAGATCTTGACGGTGATGGTGCACTCTCTCAGATGGAGTTCTGcgttttgatgttcagattgagTCCACAGTTGATGCAGGACTCTTGGTTTTGGCTCCAACAGGCTCTGCACCATAACAATAACGCTTCCCTTTGAACTCATTTCCAGGTTCTTCCCAAAACGACTCCGTTTTCGCAGTTGAAATCGGATGGTAGAGATACACACTCACTCCATAATGTATTACTCGTATTTCATGTAATGTTTGTTGAATCATAGAATTTGCGGTGATGTTTTTGTgtatatttaacaaattaacTATGATTATAGTTTATTATATGTGTTGTTTGTTGATATTCGCTCCTGAAATCACCGACAAACCCTAACATACATGAATAACACTTGATGATTAGGGATCAATTACACTTATCTCACAATTAGTAAGAAAATCATAACTTGAATGTTCTATTCTGGATCGTTCCCTGCCAGATTTATATACCCAAACAGTTTTTATCTTTTGCAAGAGCACTctctaattttcttaattaaattttgggttaaatatatttttgtcccttaatttttagtaaaatttggaattaggttttttttgaaattttagattaatttaggtattcatctttcaaaattcgtaaatttaattattttaattaaattttgttaaactgatttgacatttcaaacgtatttgataatagtatttgacttaacattaaagtgaaaatatgttaaacaatataaacaactcaaatataatcctgaaatacatttaaaatattaaataaatttaacaaaattatgttaaaacaactaaattcacgtatttataagatgaaggattaaactgattcaaaattttgaaaaaaaactaatttcaaatttaactcaaagtttaaagaaaaaaaaaatatatttaacccttaaatttTTATACAGTAAAGGTTTCTTTTGGAGTTTTGGTGTCATTGACCTGAATGAATATTTGGTGCAATTGCTTTGAACGGCGAATACATTTTTCAGTTTCTTTTATACTAAGGAAAGTAATAAAGATTCGC
This region of Vigna unguiculata cultivar IT97K-499-35 chromosome 5, ASM411807v1, whole genome shotgun sequence genomic DNA includes:
- the LOC114185804 gene encoding calcium-binding protein PBP1-like, yielding MIILCFLTIMEPRFTNFLTSFLQPTFKCIYLNTPKVIIITYNTFTFTLLGMAGIGKGMEFEDLLPVIAGKLGGEGLIDELCKGFQVLMDKEKGVITLESLRKNSATMGLQDFKDDELASMMREGDLDGDGALSQMEFCVLMFRLSPQLMQDSWFWLQQALHHNNNASL